AGTGGGCGCCGGGCCGCTGAGCCTTGACGCGCTGAACCTGGAGCTGGATGGAAAAGCGGGTGATTTTGGAGCCGTGAAAAAAAATCTGCCCGCTTTCCGGGAAAAACTGTTGCTCCTTCTGGAATATCTCGATGAAATACCCCTGGAGGGAGACTTTTCCGAGACAGGAACCGAAATTGCCGCTTTCGATGGATAAATGGGTTGGATAATAAGACTTAGGAGGCTTAACTGCTTTGTCCATTCATTCTCGGCTTGCGAAGGCTCACCATTCCAGACTCAAACTGAAATGGCTGCCTGAAACGATTCTTGATGCTCTTCAGGACGGTATTATGGTCCTCGACCAGTCGCTGCGCATCGCCTACGCGAACCCGGCGGAGCAAAAGTGGCTGATAGTCCCTTTAAGGAAGGGGCTCAAATGTTACGAGGGGCTGTTCAAACGCGAGGAGCCCTGCGACAACTGCCCCGTGCTGCAGGCGTTTCAGGACGGCCAAAACCACACCTGCCCGTTGTTTTACTCCAATGTTTTCGTGGGATGGTACCACCTCCAGGCCTCTCCCATACCGGAGCCGGGCGGCGGCAAACCCCGCTACGTCATTGAGTCCGTCCGCAACGTCACCAGTCAGTTCCGCAGGGAAGAAAATCTTCAGTCTCAGAATACCCTGATATCTGAAGTTCTCAACTCCCTGGAGGACGGCATCATGACCCTGACCGAGGGAGTGGAGCTGCCTTTCATCAACGACATGTTCAAAACGTTCTTTACCAGCCTGGACACGATACGGCCCAACGAATCCATGGACAGAGTACGCAGTATTTTTGCCCCCCAGATCACCGATGCGGAAGAGTTTTTCAAAGCGGTGGAATACGTGAGAAAGCATCGGAATCCTTACTCGACGGTTATTCACCTGAAAGACGGGAGAATCTGCCGGCTGGTGGGCAAGGTCGTCCCCACCGGACTCGGGCTGAAGGGCGAATCCGAGGTCTGGACCATCAGAGACATTACGAAAGAACTGACCGAGGAAAGACATGCCCGGGAGATGGAAAAGGTCGTGGAACACTTCTCCCTTCCCGTGTTTCGGCTGAACCAGGGAGGAAAAATTCTGTACGTCAACAACTCCACGACGCAAAGCCTGAAATTTCAGCAGGAAGCGCTTCTGGACAAATATATATGGGAACTTATCCACCCCGGCTTCCGGGAAAAATGGCCTGAAGTCATAAAGGAACTGCAGGACAGCGGCACCTGCCATTTTGACGGGACGATGATCCGGGAGGACGGCTCCGCCTTTCAGGCCTCCTTTTTCTGCGATTTGTTCGAGCACAAGCCCGACTCTCTCCTCACCCTCTGCGTTCAGGATTTGACCGAACAGGTCAGCCGTATTGAGGCGGAGCAAAAAACCATCGCAATGTCCCAGTTTTTGGCGACCATGAGTCATGAGATGCGGACTCCGCTCAATTCCATCATCGGCGGGCTCGACCTTCTGCCCATGGACAACTTCACCTTCGACCAGATCGACTACATGCGCAACATGAAAGGAATGGCCCACATCCTGCTGGGCCTCATCAACGACACCCTCGACCTGTCCAGAATCGAGGCGGGTATGTTGGAGCTCGAATCGAAGCCCTACAACCTTCACTCCGTTTTCGACGACATCGTGTCCGTTTTTCACGTGACGGCAAGGACGAAGGGGTTGGAGTTCCGCTCCTCCTATTCTGTGGGGACAGACGTGCTGCTGGGAGACGAACTGCGGGTCCGGCAGCTTTTCACCAACATCGTCTCCAACGCCGTCAAGTACACCCGAAAGGGGTTCGTGGAGCTTTCGGTCCGGCGGGAAAACAGGAACGGAATGGATTACATCTCCGTGAACGTGAAGGACACCGGCCTTGGGATAAAAGAAGAAGATAAACACAAACTTTTCAACCGCTTCTCCCAGGTGAACAGAAGAGAAAATCGCGGAATCGAGGGCACGGGCCTTGGGCTTGCCATCGTCAGGAACATCCTGGACAAGATGGACGGTTTCGTGGAGGTGAAAAGCGAATACGGCAAAGGCTCCGAGTTCACGGTCTTTTTCCCCTTCGTCGAGGGAGACGCCGAATCCCTGTGTCCCGCCGCCGAGGACAGATGGGTGCAGGTGAATGGCACAATTTCGGCGCTGGTCGTGGACGACGTGACAACCAACCTGATCGTGGCCAAGGGGTATCTTTCCAGGCACGGAATCCTGGTGGACGGAGCCGGCGGAGGGAGAGAGGCGATGGAAATGATCGCGTCGAAAGCCGCGAGAGGAGAGCGGTATGACGTCATCTTCATGGATCACATGATGCCGGGCATGGACGGCCT
This DNA window, taken from Synergistaceae bacterium, encodes the following:
- a CDS encoding response regulator gives rise to the protein MSIHSRLAKAHHSRLKLKWLPETILDALQDGIMVLDQSLRIAYANPAEQKWLIVPLRKGLKCYEGLFKREEPCDNCPVLQAFQDGQNHTCPLFYSNVFVGWYHLQASPIPEPGGGKPRYVIESVRNVTSQFRREENLQSQNTLISEVLNSLEDGIMTLTEGVELPFINDMFKTFFTSLDTIRPNESMDRVRSIFAPQITDAEEFFKAVEYVRKHRNPYSTVIHLKDGRICRLVGKVVPTGLGLKGESEVWTIRDITKELTEERHAREMEKVVEHFSLPVFRLNQGGKILYVNNSTTQSLKFQQEALLDKYIWELIHPGFREKWPEVIKELQDSGTCHFDGTMIREDGSAFQASFFCDLFEHKPDSLLTLCVQDLTEQVSRIEAEQKTIAMSQFLATMSHEMRTPLNSIIGGLDLLPMDNFTFDQIDYMRNMKGMAHILLGLINDTLDLSRIEAGMLELESKPYNLHSVFDDIVSVFHVTARTKGLEFRSSYSVGTDVLLGDELRVRQLFTNIVSNAVKYTRKGFVELSVRRENRNGMDYISVNVKDTGLGIKEEDKHKLFNRFSQVNRRENRGIEGTGLGLAIVRNILDKMDGFVEVKSEYGKGSEFTVFFPFVEGDAESLCPAAEDRWVQVNGTISALVVDDVTTNLIVAKGYLSRHGILVDGAGGGREAMEMIASKAARGERYDVIFMDHMMPGMDGLEATKILRAWEKEQRREERVPVIALTANAMGTKQLFLDADMDDLITKPINKTALNNILLKWLPPESLDSDDPDAQQEEAS